A part of Cannabis sativa cultivar Pink pepper isolate KNU-18-1 chromosome 6, ASM2916894v1, whole genome shotgun sequence genomic DNA contains:
- the LOC115725707 gene encoding uncharacterized protein LOC115725707, with amino-acid sequence MNPEGYHFSHPHHPFYQIRDYQYVPYWSTCGLCNQLLTRGDKFYDCSWCSYLMHKECGELPEHMNNHTLHDQHPLTLRKIHNNNISSSCCFYCDKPFGDEYAYSCQECDFYMHIKCASTPLPTLTSHDGDIVRFSCHQHPMAIVHQHDDKGNNCFACQLPWSTPSYSCTTLTCKNFIHKSCAELPQTINHPFHSHQPLKLQITKLQTCDVCCKKDCKLSFICCESGCNFKLCTKCTNLHTTVKCRSHDHLLALVENACCDHNIQCDACLRSYKGLQGPSNRANSEVQRTQSLLFRCMECTYNLHFICGPLPFMIKDDYHIHKLTLVDSLNEEEFDEYYCDSCEEERNPQFRVYTCTDCKYPTHVHCMMTEIMKAIKGETNTNNDVELVALGESRWDWTIYEKTEHHQHQTLQDIINTLTLEEKQKLIQPFDFTYSKIIYNYYRNLNSQFDELGSLENFNKFKDFLQDGYDKFCREVYCYTSEEGLKVEDEKYLRQEVVEVVEGKYMVPNTLAPILITFIRKYGDLDGQSRLTSGMRSVISTLLCIVIDKMCRTKLEDITIDHLKQWDFYLHGIQEISGFNVDPIRTILYDKFLRAYLGYKVIRWEEEVPKKLDPEIATLKAKLERCEKMREELPTILSNKSSFKLECLRETAKWKNKTPGDAMF; translated from the exons ATGAATCCAGAAGGATATCATTTCAGTCATCCACATCATCCATTTTATCAAATAAGAGATTATCAATATGTACCATATTGGAGTACTTGCGGCTTGTGCAATCAATTACTCACACGGGGAGATAAGTTTTACGATTGCAGTTGGTGTTCGTATCTTATGCATAAAGAATGTGGTGAGTTGCCGGAGCACATGAACAACCACACCTTGCACGATCAACACCCTCTCACCCTTCGAAAAATTCACAACAACAACATCAGTAGTTCATGTTGCTTTTACTGTGACAAACCCTTCGGAGATGAATATGCTTACAGCTGCCAGGAGTGTGATTTCTACATGCATATCAAATGTGCTTCAACCCCATTGCCCACCCTTACATCCCATGATGGGGATATTGTTCGATTCTCTTGTCATCAACATCCAATGGCTATTGTCCATCAACATGATGATAAAGGTAACAATTGTTTTGCGTGTCAATTACCTTGGTCCACTCCATCCTATTCCTGCACAACACTCACCTGTAAGAATTTTATCCATAAGTCATGTGCAGAATTACCCCAAACAATTAATCATCCTTTCCATTCACACCAACCTCTTAAACTTCAAATAACCAAGCTTCAAACTTGCGATGTCTGTTGCAAGAAAGATTGTAAGCTCAGTTTTATTTGTTGTGAGAGTGGATGCAACTTTAAATTGTGTACTAAATGTACCAATCTTCACACAACTGTAAAATGTCGTAGTCATGATCACTTGCTTGCTTTGGTGGAAAATGCATGTTGTGATCATAATATTCAATGTGATGCTTGTTTGAGGTCATATAAGGGATTGCAAGGTCCATCTAATCGAGCTAATTCTGAAGTTCAACGTACTCAATCACTCTTGTTTCGTTGCATGGAATGCACTTACAATCTCCATTTTATCTGTGGCCCATTGCCATTTATGATTAAAGATGACTACCACATTCACAAATTGACTCTTGTTGATTCACTAAATGAAGAAGAGTTCGACGAATATTATTGTGATTCTTGCGAAGAAGAAAGGAATCCACAATTTCGTGTGTACACATGCACTGACTGCAAATATCCAACGCACGTTCATTGCATGATGACCGAG ATTATGAAAGCAATAAAAGGAGAGACAAACACCAATAATGATGTGGAGTTAGTGGCCCTTGGAGAGTCTCGATGGGACTGGACCATTTATGAAAAAACAGAACACCACCAACATCAGACCCTTCAAGACATAATCAATACACTAACCctagaagaaaaacaaaaattgatTCAACCATTTGATTTTACTTATTCCAAAATCATATACAATTACTACCGAAATTTAAATTCTCAATTTGATGAGTTAGGATCTCTTGAAAATTTCAacaaatttaaagactttttgCAAGATGGCTATGATAAATTTTGTAGAGAAGTGTATTGCTACACAAGTGAAGAAGGTTTAAAAGTAGAAGATGAGAAGTATTTAAGACAAGAGGTTGTGGAAGTAGTGGAGGGTAAATACATGGTCCCCAACACATTGGCCCCTATTCTCATTACATTCATCCGCAAGTACGGAGATCTTGATGGGCAATCTCGTTTGACAAGTGGAATGAGGAGTGTCATCTCTACCTTACTATGTATTGTCATTGACAAAATGTGTAGAACTAAGCTTGAAGACATCACAATAGATCATCTTAAACAATGGGATTTCTACCTACATGGCATTCAAGAGATCTCAGGCTTCAATGTGGATCCAATCCGTACGATTTTGTATGACAAGTTCTTGAGAGCCTATTTGGGTTATAAAGTCATTAGATGGGAAGAAGAAGTCCCTAAAAAGTTAGACCCAGAAATTGCTACACTGAAAGCCAAATTAGAAAGATGTGAGAAGATGCGAGAAGAACTCCCAACAATCTTGTCTAATAAGTCATCCTTTAAATTAGAATGCTTAAGGGAAACTGCTAAATGGAAGAACAAGACTCCAGGGGATGCCatgttttaa